From the genome of Kryptolebias marmoratus isolate JLee-2015 linkage group LG19, ASM164957v2, whole genome shotgun sequence, one region includes:
- the tmem200a gene encoding transmembrane protein 200A isoform X2, with translation MATLGYWPHGKAVPSGGGQGAKAAKDVTNTTRDVQGPPSQHAGGALTRFLEQHLHSERMKMLGPFTMGIGIFIFICANAILHENRDRETKIIHMRDMYSTVIDIHRLRQKEQKQYHHRNSMYGREASDLRAFGADAAARLASNSLLAFSSRAGSRGSAEEEEVLLGDEEFHRSREQARLDCSFAGLLAPLYKDRSFCSPGFGLGRSDSMRHQWSVDGNGEKRGHHAGSIVSSSISAFTLPVIKLNNCVIDEPEMEAITEEDRGGERRDGERSMPLSSMESLVVPVASVAKASKPPGLQRSNSASSSSRSSPFSSCTLSPAPSSTSGCWLSPGAARSDFGSNSSLHMLNSHSKSLDLASGPSMLCVHQEQRKHPSWPRLDRSNSSRSHSGNWGSSKGYTRLEDREDQGERLSDTSTSGMAQRNFSKREKLLMISRSHNNLSFERDEFNNSTMKRGSSETRF, from the exons ATGGCAACCCTGGGTTACTGGCCGCACGGTAAAGCCGTGCCTTCAGGTGGAGGGCAGGGAGCGAAGGCGGCGAAAGATGTGACCAACACAACTCGTGACGTTCAAG GTCCACCGTCCCAGCATGCGGGTGGTGCTCTGACGCGGTTTCTGGAGCAACATCTTCACTCTGAGAGGATGAAGATGCTGGGGCCCTTCACCATGGGGATCGggatcttcatcttcatctgcgCTAATGCAATCCTCCatgaaaacagagacagagaaacaaag ATAATCCACATGAGAGACATGTACTCGACTGTCATCGACATCCATCGGCTCAGGCAGAAGGAACAGAAACAGTACCACCACCGCAACAGCATGTATGGCAGGGAAGCAAGCGACCTGCGAGCGTTCGGCGCTGATGCGGCCGCACGTTTGGCCAGTAACTCCCTCTTGGCGTTTTCTTCTCGGGCCGGGAGTCGAGGCTccgcggaggaggaggaggtgctgcTCGGGGATGAGGAGTTCCACCGGAGCAGAGAGCAGGCCCGGTTGGACTGTAGCTTTGCGGGGTTGCTGGCGCCGCTTTACAAGGATCGTTCATTCTGCAGCCCCGGGTTTGGGCTGGGTCGCTCAGATTCGATGCGCCACCAGTGGTCGGTGGACGGAAACGGGGAGAAGAGGGGACACCACGCGGGCTCCATCGTCTCCTCGTCCATCTCCGCGTTTACGCTCCCTGTTATAAAACTCAACAACTGTGTAATTGATGAACCGGAGATGGAGGCGATTActgaggaggacagaggaggggAGAGAAGAGACGGAGAGAGGTCCATGCCTCTCAGCTCCATGGAGTCTCTGGTGGTGCCTGTAGCATCTGTTGCTAAGGCCTCTAAACCGCCGGGCTTACAGCGGAGCAACTCGGCGTCGTCTTCCTCTCGAAGCTCCCCTTTCTCCTCCTGCACCCTCTCCCCCGCTCCCTCCTCTACCTCAGGCTGCTGGCTTTCCCCGGGAGCGGCGAGGAGCGACTTCGGCTCCAACTCCTCCCTGCACATGCTCAACAGCCACTCCAAATCTCTGGACCTGGCGAGTGGGCCGAGCATGCTCTGCGTGCAtcaggagcagagaaaacaccCCAGCTGGCCTCGACTGGACCGAAGCAACAGCAGCCGCAGTCACAGCGGAAACTGGGGCAGCAGTAAAGGCTACACGCGGCTGGAGGACAGGGAAGACCAAGGGGAGCGGCTCTCGGACACGTCAACGTCGGGGATGGCGCAACGCAACTTTAGCAAGCGAGAGAAGCTGCTCATGATCTCGAGATCGCACAACAACCTGAGCTTTGAGCGGGACGAGTTCAATAACAGCACGATGAAGCGAGGCAGCTCAGAGACTCGGTTCTGA
- the tmem200a gene encoding transmembrane protein 200A isoform X1, with protein MTAAAGVLTGLAKLKRQDSSRSQHRPPPTVGLAEGAPRRRKRRTDVVVVRGRLRLYSASGFFLFLGLIILAFGIGMATLGYWPHGKAVPSGGGQGAKAAKDVTNTTRDVQGPPSQHAGGALTRFLEQHLHSERMKMLGPFTMGIGIFIFICANAILHENRDRETKIIHMRDMYSTVIDIHRLRQKEQKQYHHRNSMYGREASDLRAFGADAAARLASNSLLAFSSRAGSRGSAEEEEVLLGDEEFHRSREQARLDCSFAGLLAPLYKDRSFCSPGFGLGRSDSMRHQWSVDGNGEKRGHHAGSIVSSSISAFTLPVIKLNNCVIDEPEMEAITEEDRGGERRDGERSMPLSSMESLVVPVASVAKASKPPGLQRSNSASSSSRSSPFSSCTLSPAPSSTSGCWLSPGAARSDFGSNSSLHMLNSHSKSLDLASGPSMLCVHQEQRKHPSWPRLDRSNSSRSHSGNWGSSKGYTRLEDREDQGERLSDTSTSGMAQRNFSKREKLLMISRSHNNLSFERDEFNNSTMKRGSSETRF; from the exons ATGACAGCGGCAGCAGGCGTGCTTACCGGCTTGGCCAAGCTAAAGCGCCAGGACTCGTCCCGCTCTCAGCATCGGCCCCCGCCCACGGTGGGACTGGCTGAAGGTGCCCCCAG aaGACGGAAGCGCCGCACCGACGTTGTGGTGGTACGTGGCAGGCTCCGCCTCTACTCAGCCTCCGGGTTTTTCCTCTTCCTGGGACTGATCATCTTAGCATTCGGGATCGGGATGGCAACCCTGGGTTACTGGCCGCACGGTAAAGCCGTGCCTTCAGGTGGAGGGCAGGGAGCGAAGGCGGCGAAAGATGTGACCAACACAACTCGTGACGTTCAAG GTCCACCGTCCCAGCATGCGGGTGGTGCTCTGACGCGGTTTCTGGAGCAACATCTTCACTCTGAGAGGATGAAGATGCTGGGGCCCTTCACCATGGGGATCGggatcttcatcttcatctgcgCTAATGCAATCCTCCatgaaaacagagacagagaaacaaag ATAATCCACATGAGAGACATGTACTCGACTGTCATCGACATCCATCGGCTCAGGCAGAAGGAACAGAAACAGTACCACCACCGCAACAGCATGTATGGCAGGGAAGCAAGCGACCTGCGAGCGTTCGGCGCTGATGCGGCCGCACGTTTGGCCAGTAACTCCCTCTTGGCGTTTTCTTCTCGGGCCGGGAGTCGAGGCTccgcggaggaggaggaggtgctgcTCGGGGATGAGGAGTTCCACCGGAGCAGAGAGCAGGCCCGGTTGGACTGTAGCTTTGCGGGGTTGCTGGCGCCGCTTTACAAGGATCGTTCATTCTGCAGCCCCGGGTTTGGGCTGGGTCGCTCAGATTCGATGCGCCACCAGTGGTCGGTGGACGGAAACGGGGAGAAGAGGGGACACCACGCGGGCTCCATCGTCTCCTCGTCCATCTCCGCGTTTACGCTCCCTGTTATAAAACTCAACAACTGTGTAATTGATGAACCGGAGATGGAGGCGATTActgaggaggacagaggaggggAGAGAAGAGACGGAGAGAGGTCCATGCCTCTCAGCTCCATGGAGTCTCTGGTGGTGCCTGTAGCATCTGTTGCTAAGGCCTCTAAACCGCCGGGCTTACAGCGGAGCAACTCGGCGTCGTCTTCCTCTCGAAGCTCCCCTTTCTCCTCCTGCACCCTCTCCCCCGCTCCCTCCTCTACCTCAGGCTGCTGGCTTTCCCCGGGAGCGGCGAGGAGCGACTTCGGCTCCAACTCCTCCCTGCACATGCTCAACAGCCACTCCAAATCTCTGGACCTGGCGAGTGGGCCGAGCATGCTCTGCGTGCAtcaggagcagagaaaacaccCCAGCTGGCCTCGACTGGACCGAAGCAACAGCAGCCGCAGTCACAGCGGAAACTGGGGCAGCAGTAAAGGCTACACGCGGCTGGAGGACAGGGAAGACCAAGGGGAGCGGCTCTCGGACACGTCAACGTCGGGGATGGCGCAACGCAACTTTAGCAAGCGAGAGAAGCTGCTCATGATCTCGAGATCGCACAACAACCTGAGCTTTGAGCGGGACGAGTTCAATAACAGCACGATGAAGCGAGGCAGCTCAGAGACTCGGTTCTGA